In candidate division WOR-3 bacterium, the following proteins share a genomic window:
- a CDS encoding protein arginine kinase → MFDNIRWLIPSSDKTLPCGEESEIVVSSRIRIARNLDSIPFELKMKQSDAEYLIGLIRSIIDGKINGEFLNLRELKPLERESLLECHLVSPGFITKEKPTSVFISEGGNLSVMINEEDHLRFQGIGCGLNFTNLSSEVFRTEEFIGDNVSFAYNDGYGFLTSCLTNIGTGMRASVFMHLPGLVFTNEVEKVLKGALQIGMTVRGIYGEGSEIRGSLFQISNQYTIGFKEDDLLERITKLAKMIIDIEKKARDVIMTKARSEFEDKIFRSVAILRAARTINSIEVLNLLSALRFGVGVGIVKDITLQTLNEIMVISRPANIQLYFGELLEEQDRDIRRAEYIRKRLGTDGQS, encoded by the coding sequence ATGTTTGATAATATCCGCTGGCTGATCCCCTCATCGGACAAAACACTGCCGTGCGGGGAGGAGAGTGAGATCGTCGTGTCATCACGCATAAGAATCGCCCGGAACCTTGACAGTATTCCTTTTGAATTGAAGATGAAACAATCCGATGCTGAATATCTGATCGGTTTGATACGTTCGATAATAGATGGCAAAATAAATGGTGAGTTCCTGAATTTGCGTGAGTTGAAACCGTTGGAGAGAGAATCACTACTCGAATGCCATCTTGTTTCGCCTGGTTTTATCACCAAGGAGAAACCCACAAGCGTATTCATAAGTGAGGGCGGAAATCTTTCAGTGATGATAAATGAAGAAGACCACTTGCGGTTTCAAGGCATCGGTTGCGGCCTGAATTTCACCAATCTCTCAAGCGAAGTGTTCAGAACCGAAGAGTTCATCGGTGACAACGTCAGTTTTGCATATAATGATGGCTATGGTTTTCTTACCTCATGCCTCACCAATATCGGGACGGGGATGAGGGCATCGGTGTTCATGCATCTTCCCGGTCTGGTTTTTACGAATGAGGTCGAGAAGGTATTGAAGGGTGCACTTCAGATAGGTATGACCGTTAGAGGCATTTATGGAGAGGGAAGTGAGATCAGGGGAAGCCTTTTTCAAATATCGAACCAGTATACGATTGGTTTCAAAGAGGATGATCTGCTCGAGAGAATAACGAAACTGGCGAAGATGATTATCGATATTGAGAAAAAAGCTCGTGATGTCATAATGACGAAGGCACGCAGTGAGTTTGAAGACAAGATTTTTCGCAGCGTGGCGATTCTAAGAGCTGCACGGACCATTAACAGTATCGAAGTTCTCAATTTGCTGTCTGCGTTAAGGTTCGGTGTCGGCGTTGGGATTGTCAAAGACATAACACTACAGACGCTCAATGAAATAATGGTCATATCAAGGCCAGCAAACATTCAACTTTATTTCGGCGAGTTATTGGAAGAACAGGACAGGGACATCAGACGCGCCGAATACATTAGAAAACGACTCGGTACTGATGGGCAGTCCTGA
- a CDS encoding UvrB/UvrC motif-containing protein: protein MLCDDCKNKPASIFFKEVLPDKTVELHLCDECASKRGLLGTKKLSPLEILQKLLRQKSAQDEKVICPSCYMSLAEFKRVGRFGCAQCVATFDDHIRHLIKQIHQSDRHIGRKSSSGTKEGFEIYKLREDLKKALDSEAYEDAAKIRDKLKGYGVEDV from the coding sequence ATGCTGTGTGACGACTGTAAGAACAAGCCGGCCTCGATTTTTTTTAAGGAAGTACTGCCCGATAAAACTGTTGAATTGCATCTCTGCGATGAGTGTGCATCCAAACGAGGACTGCTTGGAACTAAGAAATTATCGCCCCTGGAGATTCTTCAGAAGCTGCTTAGGCAGAAGAGTGCCCAGGACGAAAAAGTGATCTGCCCGAGTTGTTACATGTCTTTGGCTGAATTCAAGAGAGTGGGACGGTTCGGTTGTGCTCAATGCGTTGCTACGTTTGATGATCACATCAGGCATCTAATCAAGCAGATCCATCAGAGCGATCGTCATATAGGCAGGAAGTCTTCTTCCGGCACCAAGGAAGGGTTTGAGATCTACAAGTTACGAGAAGACCTCAAGAAAGCCCTGGACAGTGAAGCGTATGAAGATGCTGCTAAGATAAGGGATAAACTCAAGGGCTATGGTGTCGAAGATGTTTGA
- a CDS encoding ABC transporter ATP-binding protein — MSDIILDTSDLSKTYYLKNETIDVLHGVDLKVKKGSFVVILGPSGSGKSTLLHLISGLDRPTGGTVVFDSVDITSHDDIRLSQVRNKKMGFVFQFHHLLSEFSCLENVALPALVNGVTPPIAYQKALDLLERFDIGDKQHRLPDEISGGERQRVAIARAMVNDPLIIFADEPTGNLDEGNTNKLLEVFGSLKDEDRTIVLVTHSLDIAKVGTQVYRLKEGRLYAV; from the coding sequence ATGAGTGATATCATCCTCGACACCTCCGATCTTAGCAAGACATATTATCTGAAGAACGAGACTATCGATGTTCTCCATGGTGTTGACCTTAAGGTCAAGAAAGGCAGTTTTGTAGTGATTCTCGGCCCTTCGGGGAGCGGCAAATCGACCTTGTTGCATCTAATAAGTGGTCTTGACCGGCCGACCGGCGGGACCGTTGTCTTTGATTCTGTTGATATCACTTCTCACGATGATATTCGTCTATCGCAGGTCAGGAATAAAAAGATGGGATTCGTCTTTCAGTTTCATCACCTTCTATCCGAATTTTCATGTCTGGAAAATGTCGCTTTACCGGCATTGGTCAACGGCGTTACGCCGCCGATCGCGTATCAAAAAGCACTCGATTTGCTGGAGAGATTCGACATCGGAGATAAACAGCACCGTCTACCCGATGAGATCTCCGGTGGGGAGCGTCAGCGAGTGGCAATAGCCAGGGCGATGGTCAATGACCCTCTGATAATCTTCGCTGATGAGCCGACAGGCAATCTCGACGAGGGTAATACGAATAAACTGCTCGAAGTATTTGGCAGTCTAAAAGACGAAGATAGGACGATCGTCCTTGTTACACATTCGTTGGATATTGCGAAGGTGGGCACTCAGGTTTACAGGTTGAAGGAAGGAAGGCTATATGCTGTGTGA
- a CDS encoding ABC transporter permease, which translates to MNTEFFVARRYLLSRRRKFLSFSTIIAIGGIFVGVAALLITLSMMNGFQNELRRRILGGTPHIIVRKYFNEPIRDYGSVMQTLEKYDFIQASAPFVYQKSVIKYRQHLDGVVIKGVDDKLETDITEIGQKMISGAFKLDGGCVIGVELAHSLGVSIGDSLVIALPFGDQLGLVPRAKRVILNGIFDFGYYDYNATLIFMDLKDVQSLFEMGKSISGVAVKVDDIYRAPQYSRRIENDLGYPYRAQDWIESNRSVFAALKIEKIITFIVLVLIIIVAGFNIVGTLINMVKKKTKEIGIMRSFGFTARQIMRVFIYHGSIIGLIGTTLGLAFAFFACTILDKYQVSLPGDIYFIETLPVEMDVNDFIITAVAAILISFVSTIYPAKRATELTAVEALRNE; encoded by the coding sequence GTGAACACTGAATTCTTTGTCGCACGTCGTTACCTGCTGTCACGCAGGAGAAAATTCCTTTCGTTCTCTACGATAATTGCCATCGGCGGGATTTTCGTCGGTGTTGCCGCGCTCTTGATTACACTTTCGATGATGAACGGTTTCCAGAACGAACTGCGTCGACGGATACTTGGCGGAACACCGCACATTATTGTTCGCAAATACTTCAACGAACCCATTCGCGATTATGGCAGTGTGATGCAAACATTGGAAAAATACGATTTTATTCAAGCCTCGGCGCCATTTGTGTACCAGAAGTCGGTCATCAAATACAGGCAACACCTTGACGGGGTTGTCATAAAGGGTGTTGATGATAAGTTGGAGACGGATATCACCGAGATAGGGCAGAAGATGATCAGTGGAGCCTTCAAACTTGACGGCGGCTGTGTCATCGGAGTTGAACTCGCCCATAGTCTTGGCGTGAGTATTGGCGATTCGCTTGTTATCGCCTTGCCTTTCGGGGATCAACTTGGTTTGGTGCCTCGGGCGAAAAGAGTTATTCTCAACGGTATATTCGATTTTGGTTATTATGATTACAATGCCACTCTAATTTTCATGGATCTGAAGGATGTCCAGTCATTATTCGAAATGGGCAAAAGCATAAGCGGTGTTGCGGTGAAGGTCGATGATATATACAGAGCTCCGCAATATTCCCGGCGTATTGAGAACGACCTTGGCTATCCGTACCGTGCACAAGATTGGATTGAATCCAACCGGTCTGTTTTTGCCGCACTGAAGATAGAAAAAATCATTACTTTTATTGTGTTGGTCTTGATCATAATAGTTGCTGGTTTCAATATTGTGGGCACGCTAATAAATATGGTGAAGAAGAAGACAAAAGAGATAGGAATCATGCGGTCGTTTGGTTTTACTGCCCGGCAGATCATGCGGGTGTTCATATATCATGGTAGCATCATCGGTCTCATCGGGACAACTCTCGGGTTGGCGTTCGCATTTTTCGCGTGTACGATTCTTGATAAGTATCAGGTTTCTTTGCCTGGCGATATCTATTTCATTGAAACACTACCTGTGGAAATGGATGTGAATGACTTCATTATAACTGCAGTGGCAGCGATCTTGATAAGTTTTGTTTCGACCATATACCCGGCAAAAAGAGCGACCGAACTCACCGCCGTTGAGGCATTGCGTAATGAGTGA
- the lysS gene encoding lysine--tRNA ligase produces MEERLKKLNKLKELGVNPYPYKFDRSHNFQQIKTQFETLSKTEEKIRTCGRIITVRGHGKTLFATLSDESERVQLYFRKDKLAEKFELFQYFDAGDFVGVNGSVFKTKTGEITVLVDDYVLLSKALRPLPEKWHGLKDIEIRYRQRYLDLIANPEVRDSFRKRTQLISLMRTFLDERGFMEVETPVLQSIYGGAAANPFKTYYNALEQDMFLRIADELYLKRLIVGGLEKVYEVCRDFRNEGIDRMHNPEFTMLELYQAYSDYNDIMELVEHLMEFLVKQRSNENRLKFLEREIEFRRPFRRVKYTEALKSKLGIDVLDVQDSEIDRQCERHGIDCKKLSLGSKIDKLFGELVQKELMEPTFVIDYPKMISPLAKTHRTDERLVERFEFIMFGVEIANAFSELNDPMEQRIRFEAQIAHHEDGIRQIDEDFIRALEHGMPPTGGIGIGIDRLCMVLLNLPSIRDVILFPQLRKETTDNP; encoded by the coding sequence ATGGAAGAGCGGCTGAAAAAACTCAATAAATTGAAAGAATTAGGAGTAAATCCATATCCCTACAAATTCGACCGTTCACACAATTTTCAACAGATAAAAACGCAGTTCGAGACATTGAGTAAAACTGAAGAGAAGATCCGGACATGTGGACGAATTATTACAGTTCGCGGCCACGGCAAGACTCTCTTTGCTACACTGTCTGATGAATCTGAGCGTGTACAGTTGTATTTCAGAAAGGACAAACTTGCGGAAAAGTTCGAACTTTTTCAGTATTTCGATGCTGGTGATTTTGTCGGGGTGAACGGCAGTGTTTTCAAAACGAAGACGGGTGAAATAACCGTGCTTGTCGACGACTATGTGCTTCTTTCTAAGGCTTTGCGTCCATTACCAGAAAAATGGCATGGCCTGAAGGATATCGAGATCCGCTATCGCCAGCGTTATCTTGATCTGATCGCTAATCCCGAAGTCAGGGATAGTTTCAGGAAAAGAACTCAATTGATATCTTTGATGCGCACTTTCCTGGACGAACGCGGGTTTATGGAAGTCGAGACGCCGGTGCTTCAATCGATATACGGGGGTGCGGCGGCTAATCCTTTCAAGACATACTACAATGCCCTTGAACAGGATATGTTCCTGCGGATCGCGGATGAATTATACTTAAAAAGGTTGATCGTCGGAGGCCTAGAAAAAGTCTACGAAGTGTGTCGTGATTTCCGTAACGAAGGTATAGACCGCATGCATAATCCCGAATTCACAATGCTCGAATTGTACCAGGCATATTCAGACTATAATGACATAATGGAATTGGTTGAACATTTAATGGAGTTCCTTGTAAAACAGAGAAGTAATGAAAATAGGTTGAAATTCCTGGAGAGGGAGATCGAATTTCGACGGCCATTCAGGAGAGTGAAATACACTGAAGCCCTGAAAAGCAAATTGGGGATAGATGTGCTTGATGTGCAAGACTCCGAAATTGACAGGCAATGCGAGCGCCACGGTATAGACTGCAAAAAACTCTCGCTTGGTTCGAAGATCGACAAACTCTTCGGTGAACTGGTGCAGAAAGAGCTCATGGAGCCCACTTTCGTGATCGACTATCCTAAGATGATATCGCCCCTTGCCAAGACGCATCGCACTGATGAGCGTCTTGTCGAACGATTTGAATTCATTATGTTCGGGGTGGAGATTGCCAACGCGTTTTCCGAACTGAATGACCCAATGGAGCAGCGAATACGTTTCGAGGCTCAAATTGCGCACCATGAAGATGGTATTCGGCAGATCGATGAGGACTTCATTCGTGCCCTCGAACATGGTATGCCACCGACGGGCGGTATTGGTATCGGTATTGACCGTCTGTGCATGGTTCTCCTCAACCTTCCATCGATCCGCGATGTCATACTCTTTCCGCAATTGCGGAAGGAAACCACGGATAATCCTTGA
- a CDS encoding transcriptional regulator codes for MNNNEIRRKILQILYESFTEHPYNRVTPKEFKDTLNISLKELHFNIIYLEEKGYVELSKPLEGSVFVGARITPRGVDLVEDECEFNVHFPLQPTTRHVSTDILRQFDALSKQASELTDLGDDSKELIIEEIRSIQDELNKSEPIYSEIKKNVDRIKERNFDTWQKLIEILRDPVITTILSHAARNELGI; via the coding sequence ATGAATAACAATGAAATTCGGCGGAAGATCCTACAGATATTATATGAAAGCTTCACAGAACATCCATATAACAGAGTAACTCCAAAGGAATTCAAAGATACACTGAACATTAGTCTGAAGGAATTGCATTTCAACATCATCTACCTCGAGGAAAAAGGATACGTCGAATTGTCGAAACCGCTCGAAGGCAGCGTGTTCGTCGGTGCCCGGATCACACCGAGAGGTGTCGACCTTGTCGAAGATGAATGTGAGTTCAATGTGCACTTTCCGCTGCAACCTACTACCCGGCATGTCTCCACCGACATACTCCGACAGTTCGATGCCCTATCAAAACAGGCGAGTGAACTTACAGACCTGGGGGATGATTCGAAGGAACTGATAATCGAGGAAATTAGATCAATTCAGGACGAACTCAACAAGAGTGAACCCATCTATTCGGAAATAAAGAAAAACGTCGACCGCATAAAAGAACGCAATTTCGACACCTGGCAGAAATTGATCGAAATACTCAGGGACCCGGTAATCACAACTATCCTTAGCCATGCTGCCAGGAACGAACTCGGAATATAA
- a CDS encoding RNA polymerase sigma factor: MIGYSGSVLFELYKKFKKGDEKAFEDLYGRLSGSLFNYCVRLIGDWYYAEDILVQTFTKLAHSDLDERGNLKAWLYRVATNCCYSYFRKKKTESKCFEQQLHNFVSNPGHDFTEELRVQKFLDTLPEYQRIVVVLKFYEHMTYNDIAEVLCCPVGTVKSRMHNGLKKLRSLIEK; this comes from the coding sequence GTGATCGGTTACTCCGGTTCGGTTCTCTTTGAACTGTATAAGAAGTTTAAAAAGGGCGATGAGAAGGCTTTCGAAGATCTTTATGGGCGATTGAGCGGAAGCCTTTTCAACTATTGCGTTCGATTAATAGGAGACTGGTATTATGCGGAGGACATCCTTGTGCAGACTTTTACCAAACTGGCCCATTCGGACCTCGATGAGCGGGGAAATCTCAAAGCATGGTTATATCGTGTCGCGACCAACTGTTGCTACAGTTACTTTAGAAAGAAGAAAACTGAATCGAAATGTTTTGAGCAGCAGCTGCATAATTTTGTGTCGAACCCGGGCCATGATTTCACCGAGGAACTGAGGGTTCAGAAATTTCTTGATACGCTGCCCGAATATCAAAGGATTGTGGTTGTTTTGAAGTTTTACGAGCACATGACTTATAACGATATAGCTGAGGTTTTGTGCTGCCCAGTAGGAACGGTGAAATCAAGGATGCATAATGGTTTGAAAAAGTTGAGGAGTTTGATTGAGAAGTAA
- a CDS encoding tetratricopeptide repeat protein yields the protein MQRTIEYLIFGIIVCVLGCSPGYVEKTYVEKIVTNQGAVVEVNGARFEIPPNSVTDSTLIRFGKHVFGKRVRAQGFVFLGESYVIEPETLVFDKPVEIVLDTGNGDIGLGVMVSNGFVPLANTQVKGSTLTARLWHGGEYVLTKNPDKYGIVEHTKTKEGLLVVADIYVGDYIENFKKTLKQNGYTLPVWVFRYNHKQTIEDNARFLHDELKRLHDEYGQFRMDVVSFGIGGLVTHRYLTDTSYYQKDISSAVIAIGTPFAGSNFADLEYALEGNSPFRFFFIDGMGDNARALVPGSEFIARVQERRNLPGFHYYDDPTENKNFVSLRGQRSFDGNLAEEVSGDGLVSMRSAMLTAIEPAVFELHHFDLYESANVHEVAANFVVLYRDYSWPMLFSAAWNGRESYVKINNTWEREVKLHFRDDTDFDILLEFNENMLNSAPQNAILITNGDYDTYPAWYLQEKGIRNDVIIVNRSLLNIRDYARYLILVGLPLAMSDEELDRIEHKRENGSMVTISDQLMHALLMQKVRPVVFSTTLYQPEKYGYPLKLSGLVYELIESDIDVVRTKRLLLEEFKFERLFSRSIDSVDINLRNMIKNYAAIAYQLAAALEDSGRYSEAIEMLEFARRFGEEPTFYYNEAKMYFKMGKKDMAADVLERLLRLEAGDTKLTKEVARMYHDNDMSGKAVALLANLLRDNPEDKELTDLIRKYQEE from the coding sequence ATGCAAAGAACAATCGAATACTTGATTTTTGGCATCATTGTCTGCGTTCTTGGTTGTTCACCTGGATATGTCGAAAAAACATACGTCGAGAAGATTGTAACAAATCAGGGTGCTGTTGTTGAAGTGAATGGAGCAAGGTTTGAGATCCCGCCAAATAGCGTAACTGATTCAACGCTGATAAGGTTCGGGAAACATGTGTTCGGAAAACGGGTTCGTGCACAGGGTTTTGTTTTCTTAGGGGAGTCCTATGTCATTGAGCCTGAGACGCTTGTATTTGATAAACCCGTCGAAATCGTGCTCGACACAGGAAACGGAGATATAGGTCTTGGAGTAATGGTCAGCAATGGATTTGTTCCATTAGCCAATACGCAGGTCAAAGGCAGTACACTGACTGCGCGATTGTGGCATGGTGGTGAATATGTTTTGACAAAGAACCCTGACAAATACGGTATTGTTGAGCACACGAAAACCAAAGAGGGTTTGTTGGTCGTCGCTGATATTTATGTTGGCGACTACATTGAGAATTTCAAGAAAACTCTGAAACAGAATGGATATACTCTGCCGGTCTGGGTATTCCGTTACAATCACAAGCAAACCATTGAGGATAATGCCAGGTTCTTGCATGACGAGCTCAAGAGGCTGCACGATGAATATGGACAATTCCGTATGGACGTCGTCAGCTTCGGGATCGGTGGTCTAGTCACACATCGCTATCTGACCGATACCTCGTATTATCAGAAAGACATTTCATCCGCAGTCATTGCGATCGGCACGCCCTTCGCTGGGTCAAATTTTGCTGATCTGGAATATGCACTTGAAGGAAACAGTCCTTTCCGGTTTTTCTTCATAGATGGAATGGGTGATAATGCTCGGGCATTAGTACCCGGCTCAGAATTTATTGCCCGTGTGCAGGAGAGAAGAAATCTGCCAGGGTTCCATTATTATGATGACCCCACAGAGAATAAGAACTTTGTGTCTCTGCGTGGTCAGAGGAGCTTCGATGGCAATCTTGCTGAGGAGGTTTCTGGTGATGGGCTAGTGTCGATGAGGTCAGCAATGCTGACCGCAATTGAACCGGCGGTTTTTGAACTGCATCACTTTGATCTATATGAAAGCGCAAATGTCCATGAAGTTGCTGCTAATTTTGTCGTATTGTATCGAGACTATAGTTGGCCCATGCTGTTTTCAGCGGCATGGAATGGCCGGGAATCCTACGTGAAGATCAACAATACCTGGGAGAGGGAAGTAAAACTCCATTTCCGTGATGATACAGATTTCGACATCTTGCTTGAATTCAACGAGAACATGCTGAATTCTGCACCACAGAATGCGATTCTCATCACTAACGGTGACTACGACACATACCCTGCGTGGTATTTACAGGAGAAGGGTATCCGTAATGATGTCATCATCGTGAACCGTAGTCTTTTGAATATTAGAGATTACGCGCGCTACCTGATACTAGTAGGGTTACCTCTCGCTATGTCTGACGAGGAGTTGGATAGGATCGAGCATAAGAGAGAAAACGGCAGCATGGTAACCATTTCCGATCAATTGATGCATGCTCTCTTGATGCAGAAAGTTAGACCAGTCGTTTTCTCGACAACCCTGTACCAGCCTGAAAAATATGGATATCCGCTTAAATTGTCAGGTTTGGTGTATGAATTAATTGAATCTGACATCGACGTTGTTCGCACGAAACGTCTCTTGCTCGAAGAATTCAAATTTGAGAGGTTGTTTTCCAGGTCGATCGATTCCGTTGATATTAATCTGCGGAATATGATAAAAAACTATGCCGCGATAGCATATCAACTTGCAGCTGCTCTGGAAGATTCAGGAAGATACTCAGAAGCGATCGAAATGCTGGAGTTTGCACGTCGGTTCGGTGAAGAGCCGACTTTTTATTATAACGAAGCAAAGATGTATTTCAAAATGGGTAAGAAAGATATGGCTGCTGATGTGCTCGAAAGGTTATTACGACTTGAAGCAGGAGACACGAAGTTGACAAAGGAAGTGGCGCGGATGTATCATGACAATGATATGAGTGGAAAGGCTGTGGCGCTTCTGGCTAATCTCTTGAGGGATAATCCGGAAGACAAGGAATTGACTGATTTGATACGGAAATACCAGGAGGAGTGA
- a CDS encoding metallopeptidase family protein, giving the protein MERERFAELVREALDGLPPIFRKKISNIQVVVEEEPIEQDSLLGLYQGVPFKHRGIWYGNVLPDRITLFKRNIERISRTDEEIKEWVHEVLIHEIGHYFGFSETDLRRLNSE; this is encoded by the coding sequence ATGGAGCGCGAGAGATTTGCTGAACTGGTGCGTGAAGCACTTGATGGTTTACCTCCAATATTCCGTAAGAAAATAAGCAATATTCAAGTTGTTGTTGAAGAAGAGCCCATAGAACAAGACAGTTTGCTGGGTCTTTATCAAGGTGTGCCATTCAAGCACCGCGGCATCTGGTATGGGAACGTTTTGCCTGACCGCATAACCCTTTTCAAGAGAAATATCGAGCGCATAAGCCGAACCGATGAAGAGATAAAGGAATGGGTGCATGAGGTGCTCATCCATGAGATTGGTCACTATTTTGGATTCAGTGAAACGGATCTGCGCAGGCTCAATAGCGAATAA
- a CDS encoding transposase has protein sequence MPRIARGLADGFVYHVLNRGNGKQQVFHKEKDYDAFLYLAEEAKTRIPISIFAYCVMPNHFHFVVMPERGEDLSRWMQWFMTSHVRRYHGHYRTCGHVWQGRFKSFIAKQDEHLINLVRYVEGNPVRAGLVTTAADWRWSSHSFRIAGEKCVLTDELPVHLPENWGELVDEPLPGIELEQLRTCIRRQGPYGDEEWRAEVCRELGIEITIRPRGRPKKK, from the coding sequence ATGCCCCGCATCGCAAGAGGTCTTGCCGATGGATTCGTTTACCATGTTCTGAATCGAGGTAATGGAAAACAACAAGTATTTCACAAAGAGAAAGACTACGATGCTTTTTTGTACTTGGCGGAGGAAGCTAAGACAAGGATACCGATATCTATTTTTGCTTATTGCGTAATGCCAAATCACTTCCACTTCGTCGTCATGCCCGAGAGGGGAGAAGATCTCAGTAGATGGATGCAGTGGTTTATGACAAGCCATGTTCGGCGTTATCATGGTCACTATCGTACGTGCGGACATGTTTGGCAGGGCCGCTTCAAGAGTTTCATTGCGAAACAGGATGAGCATCTGATAAATCTGGTCAGATATGTTGAAGGGAATCCCGTGAGAGCAGGTTTGGTTACAACAGCGGCGGACTGGCGATGGTCTTCCCATTCGTTTAGAATTGCGGGTGAGAAGTGTGTCCTAACAGATGAATTGCCAGTGCATTTGCCTGAAAATTGGGGAGAGTTGGTCGACGAGCCACTGCCGGGAATTGAGCTTGAGCAATTAAGGACATGCATTCGGCGACAAGGACCTTATGGTGATGAAGAATGGCGTGCCGAAGTATGCAGGGAATTGGGGATAGAGATAACGATCAGGCCCAGGGGGAGGCCTAAAAAAAAGTAG
- a CDS encoding MFS transporter, with protein MEKKNNQRIRWLGKNILSLGLVSLFTDLSTEMAYPIIPVFLKEVLKVQPLFIGLIEAIAESTASILKTFSGYISDRLKKRKLFIIIGYSLSALVKPLLAFAIQGWHVLMLRFSDRVGKGIRTAPRDALIADSSKDAYFGRTYGFHRTLDTLGAMLGPLTAFIVLALSGDNYRLLFGLAIVPGIVAIAIILLGVREIVPEAKRVFKFSLRQIDSRLKVFLIIMVIFTLGNSSDAFLLLRARNIGVSATMIPLVWLAFNVSYFLWAFPAGVLSDRIGRRKTIFLGFIIFSICYSAFSFNHSPVVIWFIFIIYGLYYGFTEGNLRAYVADLTTSEIRATAFGVYHTVVGITLLPANLLMGYLWQKFGFQTALLLGASLSLISGIALILSGRCPAKGINL; from the coding sequence ATGGAGAAAAAAAATAACCAGAGAATAAGATGGCTCGGTAAGAACATCCTGTCTCTCGGTCTGGTTAGCTTATTCACTGACCTCTCGACCGAGATGGCCTACCCCATTATCCCGGTATTCTTGAAAGAAGTACTTAAGGTTCAACCTTTGTTCATAGGTCTGATCGAAGCGATCGCTGAGTCAACCGCAAGCATTCTCAAAACCTTCTCGGGTTACATATCAGACCGCCTCAAAAAGAGGAAGTTGTTCATCATAATCGGCTATAGTCTATCTGCTTTAGTGAAACCACTGCTCGCCTTTGCTATTCAGGGATGGCATGTCCTCATGCTCCGTTTCTCTGATCGGGTGGGCAAAGGTATCAGAACTGCACCACGCGATGCCCTGATCGCCGATTCTTCGAAGGATGCATATTTCGGACGCACATACGGGTTCCACCGAACACTGGATACCCTCGGTGCAATGCTCGGCCCATTGACTGCATTCATAGTTCTTGCACTATCAGGAGATAACTACAGGCTGCTATTCGGTCTTGCGATCGTGCCAGGAATCGTAGCCATCGCTATCATCCTTCTTGGCGTTCGTGAAATAGTACCGGAAGCAAAGCGGGTATTCAAATTTTCCCTGAGGCAGATAGATTCACGCCTGAAGGTATTCCTGATAATTATGGTGATTTTCACTCTCGGCAACTCCTCCGATGCATTTCTATTATTGAGAGCAAGAAATATTGGAGTATCCGCAACGATGATACCGCTGGTCTGGCTTGCATTCAATGTCTCGTACTTCCTATGGGCTTTTCCGGCAGGCGTGCTGTCAGACCGTATTGGCCGGCGCAAAACGATCTTCCTGGGTTTCATCATTTTTTCAATCTGCTACAGCGCATTCTCTTTCAATCACAGCCCCGTAGTTATCTGGTTCATATTCATAATCTACGGTTTGTATTATGGATTCACCGAGGGAAACTTGCGTGCATACGTTGCCGATCTGACCACATCAGAAATACGCGCAACAGCGTTCGGAGTATACCACACTGTTGTAGGTATAACACTGCTTCCTGCCAATCTGCTGATGGGTTATTTGTGGCAGAAATTTGGTTTTCAGACAGCCCTTTTGCTCGGTGCTTCCTTATCTCTGATCTCAGGGATCGCGCTCATCCTTTCGGGAAGATGTCCGGCGAAGGGAATAAATTTGTAA